Proteins encoded in a region of the Coleofasciculus sp. FACHB-T130 genome:
- a CDS encoding serine/threonine-protein kinase has protein sequence MIYCPNPNCRDRLNPDNYKFCQNCGSHLLLRNRYRILKPIGGGGFGRTYQAADTDCMNAPCVVKQFLPSSEIQANPKALEKATAMFNQEGVRLFQLGEHPHIPRLLAYFEEDKRLYLVQELIAGLTLRQELATQGAFSEQKIRQLLAELLPILKFIHERGVIHRDIKLENIMRRHRNGRLVLIDFGVSKLVTETTMGQVGTTVGTVGYTPMEQMHGHAYPASDLYSLGVTCVCLLTQSLPTLGGSDGLYEPLECRWMWRERLPDGTTISEELGQILDKLLQPLPKDRYKSALEVLEALHSKLTKPSDVSVTIPTMASSPAHLRALGINYSKLRDFLTARNWKEADRETRMLLLQISHREPEGWLRVEDFQKFPCQHLGTIDRLWVNYSDGRFGFSVQKRIWEKIGGKPNFDYATWCRFGDQVGWRVKGNWLNYSDLTFSGNSAPSGHLPAGGLEDTGLGRWDLVCSSLVARLAKCKIC, from the coding sequence ATGATCTACTGTCCAAATCCCAATTGCCGCGATCGCCTAAATCCTGACAATTATAAATTTTGCCAAAATTGTGGCTCCCATTTATTACTGAGAAATCGCTACCGTATCCTCAAACCGATTGGTGGTGGCGGATTTGGCAGAACCTATCAGGCAGCAGATACTGACTGTATGAATGCGCCCTGCGTGGTGAAGCAATTTTTACCATCCTCAGAGATTCAAGCCAATCCGAAGGCGCTGGAAAAAGCAACGGCAATGTTTAACCAGGAAGGCGTGCGGTTGTTTCAACTGGGAGAACATCCCCACATTCCCAGACTGCTTGCTTACTTTGAAGAAGATAAGCGCCTGTATCTGGTGCAAGAGTTGATTGCGGGACTCACTTTACGTCAAGAATTGGCTACTCAGGGAGCTTTTAGCGAACAAAAGATTAGACAGCTTTTGGCTGAGTTACTGCCAATTCTCAAATTTATTCACGAACGTGGGGTGATTCACCGGGATATCAAGCTAGAGAATATTATGCGTCGTCACCGAAACGGCAGGTTAGTCCTAATTGATTTTGGCGTCTCCAAACTGGTAACAGAGACGACGATGGGGCAAGTGGGGACAACGGTCGGTACGGTAGGATATACGCCGATGGAACAAATGCACGGTCACGCCTACCCCGCTAGCGATCTCTACAGTTTAGGAGTCACTTGCGTTTGTCTGCTCACCCAATCTCTTCCTACATTAGGTGGTTCTGATGGTCTTTATGAACCGCTAGAGTGTCGCTGGATGTGGCGAGAGCGTCTGCCAGATGGGACAACGATTAGTGAAGAGTTAGGGCAAATTTTAGATAAACTGCTTCAGCCTTTACCGAAGGATCGCTATAAATCGGCTTTGGAGGTGCTGGAAGCCTTGCACTCTAAACTTACTAAACCTTCTGATGTTAGTGTCACGATACCCACGATGGCTTCCTCTCCCGCTCATCTCAGGGCATTGGGGATAAATTACAGCAAACTGCGGGATTTCCTGACCGCCCGCAACTGGAAGGAAGCAGATCGGGAAACACGAATGCTCCTGCTTCAAATTTCCCATCGAGAACCAGAAGGCTGGCTGAGAGTTGAAGATTTTCAAAAGTTTCCCTGCCAACACCTCGGTACGATCGATCGACTCTGGGTAAATTACAGCGACGGACGCTTTGGCTTTAGTGTCCAGAAGCGCATTTGGGAAAAGATTGGCGGAAAACCTAACTTTGACTATGCCACTTGGTGTCGTTTTGGCGACCAAGTGGGTTGGCGTGTCAAAGGCAATTGGTTAAATTACTCGGATCTCACTTTCTCCGGAAATTCTGCCCCATCGGGTCATCTTCCGGCTGGAGGATTAGAAGATACTGGATTGGGTCGCTGGGATTTGGTGTGTTCTTCTCTGGTGGCGAGACTCGCCAAGTGTAAAATTTGCTAA
- the uvrC gene encoding excinuclease ABC subunit UvrC, with protein MTDPQTLRNGNELFPATTQAGYLSAEGAIASTKILPLLKEPERLESRLKEIPPEPGVYFMKDVSDRILYIGKSKKLRSRVRSYFRDSQKLSDRIMMMVRQIAEIEFIVTDTEAEALALEANLVKQHQPYFNVLLKDDKKYPYVLVTWSEEYPRIFITRNRRLGKEKDKYYGPFVDAGLLRNTLRIAKRLFPIRQRPQPLFKDRPCLNYDLGRCPGVCQKLISPEEYRKTIQKIAMVFQGRAGELIDILTANMEKAAEELNFEVAARMRDQIAGLKSLSADQKVSLPDDTVSRDAIALAADAQHACIQLFQMRAGKLVGRLGFVAEAQSGTPGAILQRVLEEHYANAESVEIPIEILVQHELPEGEMLTEFLTERKGRKVTLLAPQRQTKAELIEMVERNAQYELARMQRLGDRNTQAMEDLAAIVDLPDLPHRIEGYDISHIQGANAVASQVVFIDAIPAKQHYRHYKIKNPTVTAGHSDDFASLAEVIQRRFRKYAEDPQMQRVGNPDWPDLVMIDGGKGQLSSVVAVLQEMNLMEDLRVVSLAKQREEIFSPGESSPLQTDAEQPGVQLLRRLRDEAHRFAVSFHRQQRSDKLRRSRLDEIPGLGFQRQKQLLAHFRSIDYIREATPKQLTEAPGVGPKLAQEIYDYFHPA; from the coding sequence ATGACAGATCCGCAAACCCTAAGAAATGGGAACGAATTATTTCCCGCCACAACTCAAGCTGGTTATCTATCGGCTGAAGGAGCGATCGCATCTACAAAAATCCTGCCGCTCCTCAAAGAGCCAGAACGCCTGGAAAGCCGTCTGAAAGAAATTCCGCCAGAACCAGGGGTCTATTTTATGAAGGATGTTAGCGATCGCATCCTCTACATTGGCAAGTCGAAAAAATTGCGATCGCGAGTTCGCTCTTATTTCCGCGACTCTCAAAAATTGAGCGATCGCATTATGATGATGGTGCGGCAAATCGCAGAAATTGAATTCATCGTTACCGACACTGAAGCCGAAGCACTCGCCCTAGAAGCCAACCTAGTTAAGCAGCATCAACCCTACTTTAACGTGCTGCTCAAAGATGATAAGAAATATCCCTACGTCCTGGTTACTTGGTCGGAAGAATATCCCCGCATTTTCATTACTCGCAATCGGCGTTTGGGAAAAGAGAAAGATAAATATTACGGTCCATTTGTCGATGCAGGTTTGCTGAGAAACACGTTACGAATCGCAAAACGGCTCTTCCCAATCCGCCAGCGTCCGCAACCTTTATTTAAAGATCGTCCTTGCCTAAACTACGATTTAGGGCGGTGTCCAGGCGTCTGTCAAAAGTTGATTTCACCAGAAGAATATCGCAAAACAATCCAAAAAATCGCGATGGTTTTCCAAGGACGAGCCGGAGAACTGATTGATATTTTAACGGCGAATATGGAAAAGGCAGCCGAAGAGCTAAACTTTGAGGTAGCAGCGCGGATGCGCGACCAAATCGCCGGGTTAAAGTCTTTGAGTGCCGACCAAAAAGTATCTTTGCCAGATGATACCGTTTCGCGGGATGCGATCGCTCTGGCTGCTGATGCCCAACACGCCTGCATCCAATTGTTCCAGATGCGTGCGGGAAAACTGGTTGGTCGTTTAGGCTTTGTGGCAGAAGCGCAATCAGGTACACCGGGAGCCATCTTGCAGCGGGTGTTAGAGGAACATTACGCAAATGCAGAGTCCGTAGAAATCCCGATAGAAATTCTAGTGCAGCACGAGTTGCCAGAAGGGGAAATGCTCACAGAATTTTTAACGGAGCGAAAAGGACGAAAAGTAACGCTACTTGCCCCCCAGCGACAAACCAAGGCAGAATTGATTGAGATGGTGGAGCGCAACGCCCAGTATGAACTAGCGCGGATGCAACGATTAGGCGATCGCAATACCCAAGCAATGGAAGATTTAGCTGCCATTGTTGACCTACCCGACTTACCCCACCGGATTGAAGGCTACGATATCTCCCACATTCAGGGAGCGAATGCAGTGGCGTCTCAGGTAGTCTTCATTGACGCTATACCCGCAAAACAGCACTATCGCCACTATAAAATTAAGAATCCCACCGTTACTGCCGGTCACTCGGACGACTTCGCCAGTCTTGCGGAAGTTATCCAGCGGCGTTTCCGCAAGTATGCTGAAGATCCGCAAATGCAGCGAGTTGGGAATCCCGATTGGCCCGATTTAGTAATGATTGACGGCGGGAAAGGTCAGCTCTCGTCAGTTGTCGCCGTACTGCAAGAAATGAATTTAATGGAAGACTTGCGAGTTGTTAGTCTTGCCAAGCAGCGAGAGGAGATTTTCTCACCGGGTGAGTCTTCACCGTTACAGACGGATGCAGAACAACCAGGGGTGCAATTGTTGCGACGACTGCGGGATGAGGCGCACCGATTTGCAGTCAGTTTCCACCGTCAGCAGCGCAGCGATAAGCTGAGGCGATCGCGTTTAGATGAAATCCCTGGATTGGGCTTTCAGCGACAGAAACAACTCTTGGCGCATTTTCGTTCCATTGATTATATTCGCGAAGCAACTCCAAAGCAGCTAACTGAGGCTCCTGGTGTTGGCCCTAAATTAGCCCAGGAAATCTACGATTATTTCCATCCGGCTTGA
- a CDS encoding PEP-CTERM sorting domain-containing protein (PEP-CTERM proteins occur, often in large numbers, in the proteomes of bacteria that also encode an exosortase, a predicted intramembrane cysteine proteinase. The presence of a PEP-CTERM domain at a protein's C-terminus predicts cleavage within the sorting domain, followed by covalent anchoring to some some component of the (usually Gram-negative) cell surface. Many PEP-CTERM proteins exhibit an unusual sequence composition that includes large numbers of potential glycosylation sites. Expression of one such protein has been shown restore the ability of a bacterium to form floc, a type of biofilm.) → MLGNVKLSIATAGAAVVTLGTIGMAPVEAAQLTKLDYSGKVSGTVSLFGAFTVDVDKSYIIDNLSGRLQDAGDSELTLDHPFGYLGDYFGSYLSNLGSIDSFSGFGSIFKGLSYSPTDLLSTFNFSYSKITDILTVKGYEFDKIKVCLSGTCNISGEGLALGSVSSPIFGKVPVKASVNFKVSQTATPLDVPEPSALLGLIGLGGFFAAKRKLQKTA, encoded by the coding sequence ATGTTAGGAAATGTAAAGTTATCAATCGCTACTGCGGGAGCAGCAGTTGTCACTTTGGGCACAATTGGTATGGCTCCTGTTGAGGCAGCCCAATTGACAAAACTCGATTACTCTGGGAAGGTCAGTGGCACTGTTTCCTTGTTCGGGGCTTTCACCGTGGATGTAGACAAGAGCTACATTATCGATAATCTCAGCGGTAGGCTGCAAGATGCAGGAGATTCAGAACTAACCCTCGATCATCCTTTCGGTTATTTAGGAGATTATTTTGGTAGTTACCTCAGTAATTTGGGTTCCATTGATTCTTTTAGCGGTTTTGGCTCCATCTTCAAGGGTTTAAGTTATAGTCCAACCGATCTTCTTTCTACGTTTAATTTCTCTTACAGCAAGATTACCGATATCTTGACTGTAAAAGGCTATGAGTTCGATAAGATTAAAGTGTGCCTGAGTGGTACCTGTAATATTTCTGGTGAAGGTTTGGCGTTAGGTTCTGTGTCAAGCCCTATTTTTGGAAAAGTCCCTGTTAAAGCATCTGTAAATTTCAAGGTTTCCCAGACAGCAACGCCCCTCGATGTACCCGAACCTTCCGCATTGTTAGGTTTAATTGGTTTGGGTGGGTTCTTTGCTGCTAAGCGCAAGTTGCAAAAAACAGCATGA
- a CDS encoding response regulator: protein MLISLLTIFPGQFNGSGETERSQFNPNSDFSAEASPKRILLVEDNQTNRQLLNDYLGYLGYQVFSLAGGADFFQTMAEFQPHLVLLDLKLPDIDGYTLLQQIQERPDWLHIPVFVVSAYAFQADEERALTLGARRFFVKPVNLVSLRQAIAEEIH from the coding sequence ATGCTTATATCACTTTTAACTATCTTCCCAGGTCAATTTAACGGGAGCGGTGAGACTGAACGCTCACAATTCAACCCGAATTCCGACTTTAGTGCTGAAGCATCTCCTAAGCGAATTTTGCTCGTTGAGGATAACCAAACGAATCGACAGCTGCTAAATGACTATCTTGGTTATCTGGGATACCAAGTTTTCTCCCTAGCCGGGGGGGCTGATTTTTTTCAGACGATGGCTGAGTTTCAGCCGCACTTAGTTTTGCTAGACTTAAAATTACCAGACATTGATGGCTATACGCTACTCCAGCAAATCCAAGAAAGGCCAGACTGGCTCCACATCCCCGTGTTTGTCGTTTCCGCCTATGCTTTTCAAGCAGATGAAGAGCGTGCCCTTACTTTGGGGGCACGTCGGTTCTTTGTTAAACCTGTGAATCTAGTTTCTTTGAGACAAGCTATTGCAGAAGAAATTCATTAA